The genomic window GTTGAAGGAAATCTTGGTGATAGTGGAATTCCTCAAGCTTGGATTAAAGGAAGAGGAAGTAGACATAGGTCATttttgaaccactataaattcATTGTTTACATCTTCCTATATGTCCTCGCTTTAATTACATtgtaatttattcatttattgttatttgcttaaaatttgataaaaaaatttattaaaagaaaaaatcaacatcctattcacccccctctcgGATGTTTACCTTAGGATTGATTAGATTgatttcacatttttctttcaaatattttttttaattaaaatgtaaACCACTTTAATTAGTACAAAGATAATTAATAAGGCCAATATTTCACATTATGGGCAATGTTgcttccaaaaaaaatttatccaacattatttctttaatatatgatttttttttttttttagaggtaACGTTATTACTTTGATATATGATACCTGGTCTCATAGAAGATAGTTTGAATTTGTTgatttaggtttatttttattgaagcCAACAAGTTTTAAATTGCTTAAGTTATTTGAAATTATGCATATTTCGACTTGTATACAAGTTTACCaaatgtttcaaataaaatggaatttaaattaagtgattatttatttatttatttttcttttttttttggtggaagGAGAGAGATAAggtataattttattaaaaaaaaaaaatctataggTAATATTCAAATTCATACTTTATAATATCTTTATAGAAATTTGACTTTCAAATAATAGATTCAATATAGTAAATATCTTcattattgttatatttataaatatttaactgttgagttaattttcaaatatcctaataaaaccaataatattagtatttttattataaatttttgtaattaccTTTAGTTTCTAAAGTTAGAAATCTAGGGCTTGTTTGACAACTAGTTTTTAGAACAATTTGGCAATtagaacataaaaaataagaaacatatttggcaacaaaaaaactgttttttttattatattcttaaaaacttaaatatggtgtttttagataatattttttaattttttcatttgtttttacttgtttttttagaaatgttttaaaaaataattgtacaaatatataaaatgattaaaaataaagtacttttaaaaatattaaaaacatatttaaaaacattttagattctCAAACAagcttttattctacaaaacattagGGAATAATTTTAAGGGttgtttgataactgtttttcaaaataattctgaataaaaatttttaaaaatagtttttgaaaattgttttatgatttttgtataacaaaatctatttgaaaactaaaaatatttttaacctgttttaatatttttaaaaataatttttatgtcttagtgttttatttttaatcattctatatgtttatataattattttttaaaacaagcttcaaaaaacaagtgaaaataacataaaacaattaaaaaatgttatatgaaaacaacttgttttctattcttaaaaacataaaacagaaaacaatttttggttgtcaaacgtgttttcctattttttgttctaaagaataaaaaaccattctaaaaaacaattaccaaacaaacttaatttctcaaaaactattttttacaattattttttaaaacagttaccaaactaCACTTaagattataaattttataataattactAGTGCACTAATTAGATGTTTATTTGTAGCAATTTGTATAGTTTCATTAAAGTGTCTTATCACCATcctaaaacacttttattcGGTATTTTGGtccattaaaatttaatttaaattttccgGAAATAACACTTGAGGGACACCATATGGAACACCTACCAAAGTTAAATGTTAGGCACATGATCTTCAATTTTCTAGGAAAATGAGTAGGTGGGGTATTAataatgtatgacataagagttgtCAAATTTTATGTAAGCTACTCATCCAATCTAATTCTCCTATTAATAATTAAACTCcaccaaaaatttaaaaacaaaattaacaatTTGAGATATTAGGCCAAATGAGTtgattaaaaacaacttttatccACAATTCCAATTCTATTAAGATAAAGTAAGGGCTCTAAAAATACATTTccattgaaaattgaaaatgtatAGAAGGATGGAAAAGAACATCATATAGGTTTAAGATAAAGTAAGGGTTTATTTCAATTGGAAATTTATAGAAGGACTGCAAAGAACATTATATAGGTtattaagggtttgtttgggaactattttttaaaacaattttttgttttttttttaaaaaaaaaaccatgtttttattttttattattttcagataacatcttttagttgtttttttttttccacttgttttttgagaattattttaagaaataattatacaaacatatagaatgattaaaaataaaatagttgatataatttaaaaaaaaataaagaacaattttcaaaaattgtttttaaaaactattttttagaatcatttttgaaaatagttaccaaacaagccCAAAGCACGAAAAACTCTCaaacataaatttcatataacTCAATTTGATTTatctaagttttaaaaataaaacctatTTTTTCTCCATCCAACTAAACACAAATTTAATTCTAatgaaacttttgaaaaaaaaaatcacacaaaaTTAGCATCATATGAACTCTTTCTGTTTTTTTAGATGGTTACTTGATTAtggtgatatttgttttttggttaaatagaaaaaatcaaaatattttattaaaaataacccattgatatcaaccaatataattaaagtgaacttattattaataagtttttaGATTAGTTATATTActtgatatcaaaatattacttttagttgaatagaaaaagtcaaatattttaattttttctattcaaccaaaaaaacaaacaccatctaaaattaaggaaataatttcaattttacaaATCTAACCTTTCTAAAAAATGATCAATTTCttacaaaaatacttttcatctttttcaattttaatcaaatatttatttttctttcaaggGAAACTAATAATTATTTCAAACACGTAAAGCCTATCCTTAACCCATAAAGTAATCCACAAAATCTCACCTTTTGCAAGAAGTAGAGTACACTTGAGTTGAATtgaaatttctttgaaaaggTAAAAATTGTTATCACCTTCATAAAAACAATCTAACTAGTTTCTACTTTTACTTGTGCTTCTTTGATTACTCATCAACAACAAAACCTAATAGATATTCAACCCATTTATTAGTGTATCCTTAAACATAGAGACACCCACTTCTCCCAACCCATCATAAATATCttcaattttgttaaaataaaataaaaataaaataagaaatcacATTCAATATGATCCCCACACGGGTCTCATCGTAATCAATATGATAAACCACACCTTTTAACAAACATTTTCTCATCTCCATAACCACACAAAGAAGAATGAATAAAGAAAGCAGCTGGACCAGCCCATACACAACTCTAAGCCTACAAATGGGGACAAAGGAGAAAAAACCACAACAAATAGCCGTTCAGAGACGGCCAAATTACACCAAATTTCACCCTCCATGGCCGGccccctctctctttctctttaatttttgcCAGCCCACATACTCCACTCCCTGCCAAAAGGGCCTCTCCTCCTTTCTTTATATGCCCTTTTCCTTTCAAGACCCGGTCATATTCATACACCCAAGTTCCCAACTCcctctttttatcatttttctccCTGGCTTTCATGGCCAAGACCTCACAGAAGAGCCAGAAAACCACTGGTAATAGTACTAACAACAATGGTGGCAGTGTGGCCAAGGTCAAGAGGACTAGGAAGAGTGTCCCTAGAGACTCTCCCCCGCAGAGAAGCTCCATTTTTCGGGGCGTTACAAGGTGAAGTTGCAGGCATTGCTGACTTGATcaggatttgttttttttttttgttgttgtttgttTATTGTGTTTATGTTGATGGGAGGTGGTCGGTTTCAGGCACCGGTGGACGGGTCGGTATGAGGCTCATTTGTGGGATAAGAACTGCTGGAATGAGTCACAAAACAAAAAGGGAAGGCAAGGTAGATGAAAAAgaatatcatcatcatcatctactAGGGTTTATCttctgacttttttttttctttactgattttttttcctgGTTTCTTTGATGGGGTTCTGGAATTAATGGGGGTGGTGGGATCCAAATGAAAATGCAGTGTATCTAGGTGAGTTTGGTGCCATTAACTGCCTTCACATGTACCCTTTTCTTTCCAagatcaaagaaaagaaaatagaaattttttctaAGTTGTTTTTCATATGATCACCATCAGTATGTTAATTTGAATTCAGTCCTTAGGGTTTTGGAGGATTTTGCTGAGTTTATGGTTGTGGGTTTGGTAGGGGCTTATGATGATGAAGAAGCTGCAGCACATGCTTATGACTTGGCAGCATTGAAGTACTGGGGTCAAGAGACCATTCTCAATTTCCCAGTAAATTATCTCACCTCCCAAACACATTAATGATGGTTTGATccctttatttactttttttttttccttatgtgTTTTATCTTCTGATTTTcataaacataaaattttcaaatattttttggtaaattaagaatatttatgtatttattttattttattaattatgtcgaaataatttattaaataattgaattattaaaaaaaatgacaataatcataaattattgTGAATATTGTAGTTATCGGCATATCAAGAGGAGCTCAAAGAAATGGAAGGACAATCCAAAGAAGAATATATCGGATCTTTGAGGAGGCAAGTATCATTATCTATGGATTTATATCAGGAATCTAAGTTACATATGGTTTGGAGATTAGAGATATTGagatgaaattttcttttcttttcttttcttttcttttttttttcttttccttttgaattgaatttacaGAAAAAGTAGTGGGTTTTCTCGAGGGGTGTCAAAATACAGAGGCGTAGCCAGGTACTTACAAAATAAATCCACTTATTTtgccttaatttttttcataaatctaaatttaaaatttaaaaatattcctaATATATCTGGATTTAACGTTGGAAACTATTTAATTTGGAGGGTGGAATTTAATGAATCCAATAAATATATTAGCAAAAAGAATGAaacaatattaattaatttgtgtGAACAATGAATTTTCCCTCATTTAAACTATAGGTAATTTAAATGTGCATGTGCAGGCACCATCATAATGGAAGATGGGAGGCTAGAATTGGAAGAGTTTTTGGCAACAAATATCTTTACCTTGGAACCTATGGTAATTTCTcttctacccttttttttttttttttttttaatttatcgaTCTATTAACTTCCATAGTGTTTTACTCGAAGTGTTActagtgaaaatattttatctgaaaacatttttaaaagaatcatcTGTCAAGTATTTATCcaaaaaaccaaattttcaacactattaataatttttcaaaattttaaagttattttctaaattttattaaacatttaaaaaaaacatttttcaagctaaaaatgttttttagaatcaatttaaaacatattttaagaatacgtttgaaaatgattttataaagtattttcaacatttttaatacttgaaaaacgaaaaattttaagtattagaaaaattagaaatatcttCTAAAAATCTTTATATACAACATgtcaagaagagaaaaaaaaaatactagttgtgtattaaaatatttaattaaaaatattttatataaattggttaattctaaaaaataaacaacctaaaataATTGAAGGGATGGTAAAGTTTCTAAACAAAACACTAGAAACAAAATTTGATCTTGGaagaatattaaataattatttaacattgattaaaatttgaaaccattgacctaatttttttttttaataaaaaagggaatataaaagtgaaaaatgaGCAAGTGAAAAGAACTTGTGGGTTGCCAACCAAGAGAAAACCACAAACCATCCCCATCAAGGAATTATTAAAAACCCTAGCTAGAATATGACTTTATTCTGAAATATTCATGCACCTACATCATACATGACTTTCAActttttcattaatttcaaccaaaaactaacttgTTGCCATATGCATGCCTCCAAATCAATGAATTTATACATGGTGAGTCCAATTTGCAGGTCACATTAATTGTGGGTTTTAAACTTCATCATAAATTTTTTGCCTCAAATGAAGAAATTTCAGTCAACAAATTGAGAAAATGGACAAGTTTTCAGTGGAAAATATATGTATGGAAATCCACCACCCCTAGTTGGTTGGGGTGTGGTGACCCAACCTCTAACACCCAACTGCCTCAATCCACTTTATAAATTTTTCCAAACCCACCACCCAATTTCTCAAGCAAATTGAATTCTGAATTGATTAGGAGTTGTAAGTTGGCTGTTGTTCCCAAAATGCCCCCTGATGGTTCCCATTATTTACTGCAGCCACCCAGGAGGAGGCAGCAACTGCATATGACATGGCAGCTATAGAGTACAGAGGACTTAATGCTGTGACCAACTTTGACCTCAGCCGTTACATCAAGTGGCTTAGACCTAACCAAAGTGATAGTGTTGGCTCCATGCAAAACCCTAATGGCCAAAGCAGCCCAGCTCCAAACCCTAACCCAAGTGATCATGAGCTTGGCTTGAGCTTCCTCCAACAGCAGCATGGCTCGGATGCGACTGAGCTGCCTCTAAGCCATGCACGATCGGGTGCCGGTGGTAGTGgcagtggtggtggtggtggtggtgcatCATCTGCACTTGGGCTTTTGTTACAGTCATCAAAATTCAAGGAAATGTTAGAGAGAACATCAACTGCAGACTGCCCATTGACTCCTCCAGATCAGATCGAGATGCCCAGGAGTAGCTTTCCAGATGACATTCAGACTTACTTTGATTGTCAGGAGACGAACAGCTATGGCGAGagtgatgatattatttttggcgACTTGAAGTACTTCTCTTCCCCTATGTTCCAGTGCGAGCTTGACACATAATCATGAAATTACAGCTACAAGATTGACTTGAAATTAAGCTCAAAAGATAGATTCTAGATTCTTTTGGAAATCATTTTCTACTTAATTTCTTCTTcataatggaaaaataaaataaaataaaatcattagtttttttttttctttttttacttagGTATGGATGGAAACAGATAACTTTGGTAGTTTttgggctatgtttggttccaagaaaaaaataataaaggaaatgGATTTCTCATGTTTCCTTTAGTtacaaaattatgaaataaaatcaaatataattaaaattaattaaaattttatgtattttaaagttatttaatatttaaataatagagacaaataagtgaaatgattttAGAGGAGcgtatgaaaataatttattgattttaaatctttttttttcttttcccttttcctttttatttttttccatcatatttttcctcgaatttttcaagaaccaagccttaaggaaagaaaaaatatcaaggaaaatgtttttctcatatttgattttactatgaaaaataaaaaaaaagtcaaatataattaaaattattaatatatatatatatatatatatatatatataaagagttaaataatatataaaagtaatttattgacttcaaatgaattttttatttttctttattttttttcccttttcctctttaattttttttcctacacattttccttcaaactttcgaaaaccaaacatagccttagaaAAATCGTCTTTCTTTATAATAAGACAAATTGGCATGTAAGAAGCTCAGTGATATTAATTTCCTCATAATGCATGTCATTGTCATTTAATTCTGTGAAAATGAttgaaattctaaattaatggtattcattagaatttttaaagaaagaaaagtcaaaaaataaaaaataaaagcattaaTGAGTCCTAGCCATGTTTGAAAATTGTCCAAGGACGacatatatagttttttttttaatttaaataattggtCTTGAAATagactttgtttttaaaattagaaaaaatgtttttttattgtaaaacgAGAATAAATGTGACTCAAATAAAAGTAGAGATGACTATAgattactttaataatatatataaaggggAGAAAGACATCGAAGAAGAAAagtgttgagagaatgaaaaaaagagagaataagagagagaatgagaggaagagtgaaagcttttttttctctagatgCTCCTTACATGGggtgtaagaagccttttataggcttcaccATATGAACTCCCGTTAcccatcttaaagatgagtaatggagttcataaataaccattaatattttattcaatgtGATCATTCACCACTTTATTTACAACAATCCCCCTTGGatgaccaccatattaaaataatgtcttattaaaaccttgctagtaaaaaacctTAGAGGAAAAACTTAACGAAGGAAAAagaatacaatatttttttcttggtatGTTAGGACTGcctcattaaaaaccttgccagtaaagcctagtaggacaaaacctggacaaaggaaaaaagagtacagtacactaacacccttttataagcatactccccctcatgtcgatatccttgagttgacacATTCCAATCCGATGTATTAAATTTTTGAATGTGgaggttggcaatgattttgtgaataaatctactagattatcacttgagcgtatttgttgcacatcaatttcaccactcttatggagttcatgtgtataaaagaattttggtgaaatgtgtttagttctatctcctttaatataaccccttgttatttgtgcaatgcatgcagcattatcttcaaataatattgttggGTCACTTTTGATAGAGGAGAAtccacatgattcccgaatatgttggatcatagatcttagccatatacatttACAACTTGTTTCATGAATTGTcagtatttctgaatgatttgatgatgtgaccaccattatttgtttgacagatctccatgaaatagcaataccattgcaattaaacacataccctgcTTGTGACCTACCTTTTATGTGGATATGAAAGATATCCTACATTTACATATCCAaacaattgttgctttgattcccttgagtaaaataaacccatatcagtagttccgcgaagataacaaaatatatgtttgataccattccaatgtcttcgagttggagcgaAACTATATATttctaataaattgacagaaaaagcaatgtctggacATGTACAATTGgtaagatacataagtgcaccaatagcactaagatatggtacctTAGGACCAAGTAACTTTTCATCTTTTCCGCAATGATGAAATGAGtattttttcacatcaagtgatcagacaaccattggagaacttaaaagATGTGCTTTATCCATATAGAaacacttcaaaactttcttaatgtatgttgattgatgcatactaaaactccatttggaaaatgctcgatctgcagaccgagacaaaattttgtttttccaagatcttttatcttaaattcttttttcaaggaatttgttgttcttgtgagctcttcaggagttccaacaagatttaagtcatcaacatacactgtaataatttcaaatccggtttctgatttcttaatgaagatgcatgggcatatagggttattcacatacccttcttttagcaagtattcgctaaggcaATTGTACCACATGCTTCCAGAttgttttaatccatacaaggatcgttgtaacttgattgagtacatgttaCGAGTCTTTGTACTATTACTttaggcaatttaaatccttcatggattttcatgtatatatcattatccatatatccgtataaatatgttgtaataacatccatgagatgcatatccagtccttctgagactgccaaactaattaagaaatgaaatgtgattgcgtccatgacgagagaatatgtttccttgtagtcaataccaggtctttgcgagaaaccttgtgctactaatcgcgttttatatcttatgatctcattattctcattgcgctttagtacaaatacccatttgtacccaacaggctttacatcttcaagtgtttggactacaggtctAAAAAGTTatcgttttgttaatgagtttaactctgcttgtatagcttctttccattttggccaatcatttatatgtcggcattcttccacattttgtGGTTtgggatcttcatcatttcttatgatatcgaaggccacttggaaagcgaaaatattgttaataacaatgttattttgatcccatttttctcccgtgtgtatataacttactgagatctcacaattttcaggtacttgTGCCTCTTCAAGgacttcttgttcaatatgtgcctcttcaggggctatagatttatcaattttaaactaatcagtcattttgatggtctcttctagagtgccaagtttttcttgggttcttcTCTTTTGGTGAGTCACATTGTTTGAGCCGACAAGTCTACCATGCTTCaagcgtatcttagattcatttgttaactgtcctacagAGACATCAATCCATGCTAAAGTATTTGTAGTtgggatatgtgactttgtcactttctttgtctCAATAAATGCATCTGGtagttgatttgcaagattttgcaaatgaatgatcctttgaacttctagttcatattgatttgtatgaggatcaagatgagacatagtagatgtcttccaactaatttctcgtcgtTCTTTAGGAATCGAATTTTCTCCCCTTAATGATGgcaaaacactctcattaaaatgacaatttgTAAAGTGGGATGTAAAAACATTGTTTGttaaaggttcaagatatcttatgatagatgaagaattaaaacctacataaatcccaagtcttTGTTGGGaacccattttagtgcgttgtgtaaGTGCAATTGGTACATGTACTGCACAACAAAAGATTCGTAAatgagatatttggttgttttccaagcacaagttgtgaagggaagtattcatggtaagttgtaggtcgaatacaGACTAAAGCTGcaacatgcataatagcataTCCCCAGGTGGAaataggtaatttggttttcattagtaatggtcaagctattaattggagatgtttgatgaaggattctgctaaaccattttaggtatgagtatgagcaatagaatgctcaatatttatccctactgacatgcattagtcaatgaatgtttgagaagtaaattcgccagcattatcaagacttattgtcttaattggataatatgaaaattgtgctcgtaatctgattatttgtgcaatgaGTCTAGCAAAAGAAACGTTACATGTAGAAaagagacaaacatgtgaccacctagtagaaacatatattaattaagatcataaaataacggaatggtccacatggtaGATGTATATgcccacatatgtccccatgtattctttctaaaaagactggtgactcagatatgactttagtaaaagatgatttgactatcaatttaccttgtgagcagaTAGCACATGAGTCTTCATTGGGTgaaagaatcttctggttctttagaggatgcccatgtgagtgttcaattattcgacgcatcattGAACTTTTGGTTCtcgacaacatatgattcaataggctttatagttgtatgatacaacctagAGGAGAAAGACAGGGggttttccattataagcttctggccagatataatggaagCAATCTAAATATTCTATATTATTTTcgttcatagtttcaatatgatatatatttctacggatatctttaaaattgagcaaatttcttctagatttgctagaatataaagcgtcatttatatggaattttGTTCCATTTGGTAGTGTTATATTTGCTCTTCTaaagccttcaactaagtttgtagtaccatatatggtacttacattagcttttattaatgtcaattcgagaaaatatcttttatctcgaagaattgtgtgtGGTTGCACAGTCtacgagacatacatcatcgtcattcatcttgagaccaaataacatatggatttcagatataactagaaaaaaaggcataatgtaaataacaaaagaaaataaaatgtaaatataagacataataatatattatttgatatataaagtaacattaATCAATGTTAATCTTctcataatttattaaatgGTCTGTTTTTTCACTAGAACCTCTAAAGAAATCATTGTCAAAGTAGGTTAGGTTCAATCCATCACATCAATAAAGCTCATAtttatctcttttccttttgcttttattaatGCTTGGTAAAgatcgaccaaatgtttgggcgtacgataggtacgcgaccaatgccccttcataccacatctataacaattattctcatggttcttaggaggtttatcttgtaaacacttcccattttcttggtTTGCCTtagtattgttccact from Vitis vinifera cultivar Pinot Noir 40024 chromosome 9, ASM3070453v1 includes these protein-coding regions:
- the LOC100260401 gene encoding AP2-like ethylene-responsive transcription factor At1g16060 — encoded protein: MAKTSQKSQKTTGNSTNNNGGSVAKVKRTRKSVPRDSPPQRSSIFRGVTRHRWTGRYEAHLWDKNCWNESQNKKGRQVYLGAYDDEEAAAHAYDLAALKYWGQETILNFPLSAYQEELKEMEGQSKEEYIGSLRRKSSGFSRGVSKYRGVARHHHNGRWEARIGRVFGNKYLYLGTYATQEEAATAYDMAAIEYRGLNAVTNFDLSRYIKWLRPNQSDSVGSMQNPNGQSSPAPNPNPSDHELGLSFLQQQHGSDATELPLSHARSGAGGSGSGGGGGGASSALGLLLQSSKFKEMLERTSTADCPLTPPDQIEMPRSSFPDDIQTYFDCQETNSYGESDDIIFGDLKYFSSPMFQCELDT